In Syngnathus acus chromosome 5, fSynAcu1.2, whole genome shotgun sequence, a genomic segment contains:
- the LOC119122914 gene encoding R3H domain-containing protein 2 isoform X2 has product MSVSLTPDIQKEGESGPLIEPCCRGKTSPQPQGPKEGTGESPEPEDGSPQDVQKRAPNHSHGRKRAKSNAKLKLVRSLAVCEESSGPFANDGPPESDIIQLHISCPSDKEEEKSSKEDYENEEKEKKDKGPRKMLSRDSSQEYTDSTGIDVHEFLVNTLKNNPRDRMMLLKLEQDILEFINDDNNQYKKFPQMTSYHRMLLHRVAAYFGMDHNVDQTGKAVIINKTGNTRIPEQRFSEHIKDERNMDFQKKFILKRDDASMDKDDNQIRVPLQDGRRSKSIEEREEEYQRVRDRIFARESSQNGYINDNRLSTEGYCSSSQKRRQIFRGNRDSSSRASSSRQSSTDSDMKCLEPRPWSSTDSDSSNRTLRPPVTKASSFSGISILTRGDSLGSNKGSQGSCKGSRSASQSSRSLLPCPTQPPPQQAQPQALPQAALLPTPQQHPMGNHIIAQPVASLQPSQPVSYSSPSCPQVLLPVSPPQQYTMGEELAPQFGQMTLSRQGSSENPEPSSLYQAPPTVLSQHPPQTSYIMATTGQPMPPPSGYQPATGHPHPPPPPPPPSQPVMQAAPPQGYMQPPPPQQIQVTYYPPGQYSSSGQQYRVAQPMSHQVSYPAQRTQPMPQPAQQSGLQTMMPSQQASYQGMMGVQQQQNPALLNSQRAGIGGQMQSIMVQYPQMPSYQVPVGNESQQVVQQQYQQQVMVPVSQSVQGPMPVFYSVITPTQQNSTSPSVGYLQPPSSEQYQITPSPSPCNPQQLQQQYSGVPPPGPGVMVMQLSVPNGPQPSQNPPLVQWNPCKYYSIEQRPGKPGELYKADNTPQANTQLTSPLASPTQSPAPSPSGNVNSVCPGLGPLPLIPQFPRPGGTAPGDGRYSLLGQPLQYSLCPPQLMHGQSSYNSHQGQGVMKHGARGKKQTLKSASTDLGTTDVVVSRVLEVTDLPEGISRPDAEKLFNQLSLCGAKIQWLKEPQGGRGGCGPAGAAGMAGSCVGGDPAHLYTVVAVFPSTMAAQSASFKLNNSAAGLFKLRAAKKNYDLRVLERASSQ; this is encoded by the exons tCAAACGCAAAACTGAAGCTGGTGAGGAGTCTGGCAGTTTGTGAGGAGTCTTCTGGTCCCTTCGCCAACGATGGCCCTCCAGAATCG gATATCATCCAGCTTCACATCAGCTGTCCGTCAGataaggaagaggagaagtcCTCTAAGGAGGACTatgaaaatgaagagaaggagaagaaggacAAGGGTCCACGGAAGATGTTGTCACGTG ACTCCAGTCAGGAATACACTGATTCCACGGGTATCGACGTGCACGAGTTTCTGGTCAACACACTGAAAAACAATCCCAG GGATCGAATGATGCTGCTCAAACTAGAACAAGATATCCTGGAGTTCATTAATGACGACAA TAACCAGTACAAGAAGTTTCCTCAGATGACATCATATCACCGCATGCTGCTGCATCGCGTGGCCGCCTACTTTGGCATGGATCACAACGTGGATCAGACGGGCAAGGCGGTCATCATCAACAAGACTGGCAACACGCGCAT CCCTGAACAAAGGTTCTCGGAGCACATCAAGGATGAGCGCAACATGGACTTCCAGAAGAAATTCATTCTCAAGAGAGATGATGCCAGCATGGACAAGGATGATAATCAG ATCCGAGTGCCACTGCAGGACGGCCGGCGTAGCAAATCCATCGAAGAGCGAGAGGAAGAATATCAGCGGGTACGAGACCGGATCTTTGCCCGAGAA TCCTCTCAGAATGGATACATCAACGACAACCG ACTTTCCACCGAGGGCTACTGCTCTAGCTCTCAAAAGAGGAGGCAGATCTTTAG GGGAAACCGCGATAGCTCCAGCCGGGCGTCCAGCAGTCGTCAGAGCAGCACGGACAGCGACATGAAATGCTTGGAGCCGCGGCCCTGGAGCAGCACCGACTCGGACAGCTCCAACCGCACGCTGCGGCCTCCCGTTACCAAGGCCAGCAGCTTCTCTGGCATCTCCATCCTGACTCGCGGGGACAGCCTCGGCAGCAATAAAGGCTCGCAGGGAAGCTGCAAAGGCTCTCGCTCTG CCTCCCAGTCCAGCCGTAGCCTGCTCCCCTGCCCGACGCAGCCGCCGCCTCAGCAGGCGCAGCCGCAGGCCCTTCCTCAGGCTGCCCTGCTGCCGACGCCACAGCAACACCCCATGGGCAACCACATCATCGCTCAG cCCGTAGCATCTCTGCAGCCCTCTCAGCCTGTCTCCTACTCCAGCCCCTCCTGCCCCCAGGTTCTCCTGCCAGTTTCTCCTCCCCAGCAGTACACAATG GGAGAAGAACTGGCGCCCCAATTCGGCCAAATGACGCTGAGCCGCCAGGGCTCCAGCGAGAACCCTGAGCCATCCTCCTTGTACCAGGCTCCTCCAACTGTCCTCTCTCAGCATCCCCCTCAAACCAGCTACATCATGGCGACTACCGGGCAGCCCATGCCTCCGCCGTCTGGCTACCAGCCTGCCACGGGACATCCCCAccctccgccgccgcctcctcctccgtctCAGCCCGTCATGCAGGCGGCACCCCCGCAAGGCTACATGCAGCCACCTCCCCCCCAGCAG ATTCAAGTTACATACTACCCCCCTGGTCAGTATTCCAGTTCAGGCCAGCAGTACCGTGTGGCCCAGCCCATGTCCCACCAGGTGTCTTACCCCGCTCAGCGCACGCAGCCCATGCCTCAGCCCGCACAACAGTCAG GTCTTCAAACTATGATGCCCAGCCAGCAGGCCAGCTACCAGGGCATGATGGgagtgcagcagcagcaaaaccCAGCTCTGCTCAACTCTCAGAGAGCTGGCATTGGAGGACAAATGCAAAGTATCATGGTGCAGTATCCACAGATGCCATCCTATCAG GTGCCTGTGGGGAACGAGAGTCAGCAGGTGGTGCAGCAGCAGTACCAGCAGCAGGTGATGGTGCCGGTCAGTCAGTCGGTCCAGGGCCCCATGCCTGTTTTCTACAGTGTTATCACACCCACACAGCAGAACAGCACAAG CCCATCAGTAGGCTACCTGCAGCCCCCCAGCTCTGAACAGTATCAAATCACCCCATCGCCATCTCCCTGCAACCCACAACAGTTACAGCAGCAATATTCAG GAGTCCCGCCTCCTGGTCCCGGAGTCATGGTAATGCAGCTCAGTGTCCCTAATGGACCCCAGCCTTCCCAGAATCCCCCACTGGTCCAGTGGAACCCGTGCAAGTACTACAGCATAGAGCAAAGACCCGGCAAGCCGGGAGAACTTTACAAAGCTGACAACACTCCACAG GCAAACACCCAGCTGACGAGTCCTCTGGCCTCTCCGACTCAGTCTCCCGCGCCGTCTCCCTCTGGCAACGTCAACAGCGTCTGTCCAGGCCTGGGACCACTACCACTCATTCCCCAGTTTCCACGGCCAGGAGGGACGGCTCCAG GTGACGGCCGCTACTCCTTATTGGGGCAGCCCCTCCAGTACAGCCTGTGCCCTCCTCAGCTCATGCATGGCCAGTCGTCATACAACTCCCATCAG GGCCAAGGAGTCATGAAACACGGTGCACGAGGCAAGAAGCAAACGCTCAAATCGGCATCTACTGATCTGGGCACCACTGATGTTG TGGTGAGTCGTGTGCTGGAAGTAACGGACCTGCCCGAAGGGATTTCGCGTCCAGATGCCGAAAAACTCTTCAACCAGCTGTCGCTGTGCGGTGCCAAGATCCAGTGGCTGAAGGAGCCTCAGGGAGGCCGAGGAGGCTGCGGACCCGCCGGGGCCGCCGGCATGGCGGGCAGCTGTGTCGGCGGCGACCCGGCCCACCTGTACACGGTGGTGGCCGTGTTCCCCAGCACCATGGCCGCCCAGAGTGCTTCCTTCAAACTGAACAACAGCGCGGCCGGCCTTTTCAAACTGAGGGCCGCCAAAAAGAACTATGACCTGCGCGTGCTGGAGAGAGCCAGCTCTCAGTGA